From a single Silene latifolia isolate original U9 population chromosome 6, ASM4854445v1, whole genome shotgun sequence genomic region:
- the LOC141587942 gene encoding uncharacterized protein LOC141587942, which translates to MGFDHAWVARVMDCVETVSYVVKVNGRLSDTLVSERGQGDPLSPYLFILCAEIFSSMIRRAVENQSLHGIRVAATAPTVSHLFFDDDSISLVRVKESEARCVKGILRQYEMASGQVVSLEKTTVSFSKGTTMARRNGVLGVRMVEEQEKYLGLPTVVGRSKQAVTKIVRDKLSKKLQGWRAM; encoded by the coding sequence ATGGGGTTTGATCATGCGTGGGTAGCTCGAGTGATGGACTGTGTTGAGACGGTCTCTTATGTTGTTAAGGTTAATGGGCGGTTATCGGACACTTTAGTGTCGGAGAGGGGCCAGGGAGACCCGCTTTCCCCTTATCTCTTTATATTATGTGCCGAGATTTTTTCTAGCATGATACGCAGAGCTGTGGAGAACCAATCCTTACACGGTATTCGAGTGGCTGCGACGGCTCCAACTGTCTCACACTTGTTCTTTGATGATGACAGTATTAGTTTGGTTCGGGTTAAGGAATCGGAGGCGAGATGTGTTAAGGGGATTCTTCGTCAATATGAAATGGCGTCAGGGCAGGTGGTGAGTTTGGAGAAAACGACAGTATCCTTTAGCAAAGGCACGACTATGGCGAGAAGGAACGGGGTCTTGGGAGTGCGGATGGTAGAGGAGCAGGAGAAGTACTTGGGTCTGCCTACAGTTGTGGGACGGTCCAAGCAGGCGGTTACTAAAATTGTACGGGATAAACTCAGCAAGAAGTTACAGGGATGGCGGG
- the LOC141587943 gene encoding uncharacterized protein LOC141587943 → MRKVRSSLVGYDGLEVDSVGRSGGLAVLWRGEVSCTLRSAMVHYIDLDVEHEGKRWRFTGFYGWPVVQDRHLSWQQLRQLAEESNGPWLCMRDFNEILFSTEMKGGSRQQWQMNNFLDAVDECGLRNLSYEGYEFTYDNGQFGDANRQCRLDRAMVIGSWGDIFPYAKLLHLNREWSDHAHIKVMLNARDMEEVNGRGRQFRFEEVWIGEAGCEEVIERAWLGDEGNVLDTIGRCAAELQAWKGVSVGNIVRELKKKGDRLRRLNVGGRSEGNVRERRQLIHDIARLIRQEELFWRQRSRILWLREGDRNTKYFHRKAGERKMKNMITKLVDDEGREFQTEESMASCAVRYFQNLFTSSKPTGFNELLVGVTGRVTSAMNDGLREPYTAEDVRNALDQMHPLKAPGVDGMNALLYQTYWHIVGRAATRTVLGILNGDPIPPELNRITIVLISKKKARDKMTEFRPISLCNVLYKLVSKVLANRLKVFLGDIVSENQSSFTPGRLITDNVLVAFEMFHYMKNSRGGGGHMALKLDMSKAYDRVE, encoded by the coding sequence ATGAGGAAGGTTCGTAGTAGTTTAGTGGGTTATGACGGGTTAGAAGTGGACAGTGTGGGTCGCTCCGGGGGCCTAGCTGTTTTGTGGAGGGGAGAGGTGAGTTGTACTTTACGCTCTGCGATGGTGCATTACATTGATTTAGATGTGGAGCACGAGGGGAAGAGGTGGAGATTTACTGGGTTCTATGGGTGGCCAGTTGTCCAAGATCGTCACCTATCTTGGCAGCAGCTCCGTCAATTGGCAGAGGAATCGAATGGGCCGTGGCTATGTATGAGAGATTTCAACGAGATTCTGTTCTCAACCGAAATGAAGGGAGGCTCGCGACAACAATGGCAAATGAATAATTTCCTTGACGCGGTGGATGAATGTGGTCTTCGGAACCTATCTTATGAGGGGTACGAGTTCACTTATGATAACGGGCAATTTGGTGATGCGAATAGGCAATGTCGTTTGGATAGGGCCATGGTTATCGGTTCGTGGGGTGATATCTTCCCGTATGCGAAGCTCTTGCACCTCAATAGAGAGTGGTCTGACCACGCCCATATTAAGGTAATGTTGAATGCGCGGGATATGGAGGAGGTTAATGGTCGAGGTCGGCAGTTCAGATTCGAGGAAGTGTGGATAGGAGAGGCGGGGTGTGAGGAAGTTATAGAGCGGGCTTGGTTGGGTGATGAGGGGAATGTGTTGGATACGATAGGCAGGTGTGCGGCTGAACTGCAGGCGTGGAAGGGTGTGAGTGTGGGGAATATTGTGAGGGAATTGAAGAAGAAAGGGGATAGATTACGTAGGCTCAATGTAGGGGGTCGAAGCGAGGGAAATGTTCGAGAGCGAAGGCAGCTTATACATGATATTGCACGGCTCATTAGACAGGAGGAGCTGTTTTGGAGGCAACGGTCTCGGATTCTGTGGCTTAGAGAAGGGGATAGGAATACTAAGTACTTCCATCGAAAGGCAGGGGAAAGGAAAATGAAGAATATGATCACAAAACTAGTGGACGATGAGGGGCGGGAATTTCAAACGGAGGAGTCTATGGCTAGCTGTGCTGTTCGTTATTTTCAGAATTTGTTTACATCCTCTAAGCCGACGGGATTCAATGAGCTGCTAGTGGGCGTAACAGGTCGGGTTACGAGTGCGATGAATGATGGCCTGCGTGAGCCATACACGGCTGAAGATGTTCGTAATGCTTTGGACCAAATGCACCCTCTTAAGGCACCGGGAGTTGACGGTATGAATGCTCTTTTATACCAAACATATTGGCATATTGTGGGGAGGGCGGCCACTAGGACAGTTTTGGGAATTTTAAATGGTGACCCGATACCGCCTGAGCTAAATAGAATAACTATTGTTTTAATTTCGAAAAAGAAAGCTCGGGATAAGATGACGGAATTCCGACCCATTAGTTTATGCAATGTGCTTTATAAGTTAGTGTCGAAAGTGCTAGCCAACCGTCTGAAAGTTTTTTTGGGGGACATTGTCTCGGAGAATCAAAGTTCCTTCACCCCAGGAAGACTGATTACTGACAATGTGTTAGTCGCTTTTGAGATGTTTCACTATATGAAGAACTCGCGTGGGGGTGGGGGTCATATGGCGCTAAAATTGGATATGTCGAAAGCTTATGACCGAGTCGAATGA